Below is a window of Sporosarcina ureae DNA.
GTACTGTTGAGTCTATTCAGGACATAACAGCTGAACATTTATACACTTGCTATGAGACGTTCTATCATCCATCCAATATGTTGCTGTTTATCGTGGGAGCAGTAAAACCCGAGGAAATGATGGCATTTGTCAAAGAAGATCAAGCGCAAAAATCATTCGATCAACCTGAAGCAATCGAACGCCAATTCCCATCCGAATCAAAAGAAGTAGATGTGCCTGAACGTACTTTGACGATGGATGTTTCAAAACCTAAGTTGAATATCGGTATGAAATGTACCGAGACAGAGCTACAGGGCCAAGAAATGCTTGAAATGGAATTGTCAGCAAACCTCGTACTAGATAGTTTATTCGGTCGTACATCTGCATTTTATGAAAAAGCAAACGCGGAAGGTTTAGTGGATGAATCGTTTTCATATGAATTCTCTTTGGAAGAAGGATATGGTTTTGCAATGGTTGGTTCCGATACAGATGAGCCGGAGCGCTTGGAAGAATTAATTCGTCATACCATTAAAGATGCAAAAACAAATTGGCCAGTGCAAGAAGAAGATTTGGACAGAATGCGCAGAAAGAAAATCGGGCAATTTATGCGCTCTTTAAACTCCATTGAATTCATCGCTAATCAATATACACGATATGAATTTAATAATATGAATTTATTCGATGTGGTACCAACTTTAGAAAAACTATCAATGGATAAGTTAAAAAAGGCATTTGCCACTTTCTCTGATGACAGTAGCTATACAATTTTTAAAGTATTACCACCTAAGACTCAATGAACCAGTCAAGATTTGCACTTGTTTTAGGAGCATCTGGCGGCATAGGGGAAGTAATTTGTAAGCAACTGGCAGAAGCGGGATGGTCTTTGTATTTACATTATAATACAAGAAAACATCAGGTGGATGTATTGAGAACAGAGCTGGAAGAGATATATCCGGATCAGCAATTTCGCAGTGTGCAAGCTGACTTCAGAGTGGCTGAAGCCGCTGAAAAACTGGCAGCGAGCATTCTAAGCATTCAAGCGATCGTTGTAGCTAATGGTCAAGCTGTCGTAAAATTATTATCAGATACGAGCGAAATGGATATGTTGGAATTGTGGCAAGTTCATATGCAGAATCCAGCACGATTAATCGCGTTGTTATCCGAAAAACTGCGTAAGCATGAAGTTTCCTATATTACGTTTATTGGCTCAATTTGGGGAAGTGCAGGTGCAGCTGGCGAAGTAATGTATTCCGCAGTTAAGGGTGCACAGCATGCCTTTGTTAAAGCGTATGCGAAGGAAGCTGCATATTCTGGTATACGAGTGAATGCGATTGCGCCAGGATGGATCGATACCCGTATGAATCAGGAATTTACTGCGGAAGAGCGGCAGATGGTACTGGATCAGATTCCGCTATTGTCAGTCGGAACACCGCAGGAAATAGCGAATATGGTGGAATTTATGCTGAGTGGTAAAGCAGATTATATGACAGGTGAAATTATTCAAATAAATGGTGGCTGGTATATCTAAGGCCTTGGGAAAGGGACGATACGTGATGTCCTTTTCTTTTTTTCTTTTCATCACTCTAGCAATCCGCTATTATAGAACTAAGTGCAGACTTGTGCATTCTGGAAAAAAGTAGTTTTATGAAGGAGTGTGTTGAATGGGAGAATGGTATGTCGAATATGAGTTGCAAGTCAATCGCCCTGGATTACTAGGGGATATTGCTTCCTTACTCGGTATGTTGCGAGTCGATATTGTAACCATCAACGGGGTGGATGGAAGATACCGCGGTATGCTTGTCCACACTGATCATGATCAACAAATTAAACGTTTCGAGTTGATTGCTTCTACTATGGATGCGATTGTCATCCATAAGATTAGAGAACCGAAATTACGTGATGTATTGGCTGTTCGTCATGGACATTATATTCAGCGCGGTACCGAAGACCGAAGAACATACCAATTCATAAGAAGCGAGCTTGGGATTTTAGTGGACTTTTTGGCGGAGATTTTCAAACAAGATGGTCATAAGCTAATTGGCGTTCGAGGAATGCCGAGAGTAGGTAAAACAGAATCTGTAGTGGCGGCAAGTGTGTGTGCCAATAAAAAATGGGTGTTTTTATCCTCCACAATGATTAAGCAAACAGTTAGAACGAGTATGATGGGAGATGAGTTTTCAGATGATAACATCTTTATACTAGATGGTATCGTAACACGAAAAACATCAGATGAACGTCATATGCAATTAGTACGCGAAATTATGGGCCTGCCTACGATTAAAGTTGTCGAACATCCAGATATGTTTGTGAAGCAATCGGAATATACAATCGATGACTTTGATATAATCATAGAGTTACGGACTACAGTAGATCAGGAAATCACATACGACATTCTGGAAAAGAATGATCCTATTTCTAACCGTAGTCCTATGGGCGGCTTTAATATGTTTAATTGATTGAGATGAATTAGGTAGGTGTTGAATTTGATCGGAATAGGTGCTCGTTTGAAAGAAGCGAGAATATCAAAAGGATTGACGCTGGAAGATTTGCAAGACAGTACGAAAATTCAACAGCGTTATCTGTTAGCAATTGAAAATGAAGAATTTCAAGTCATTCCAGGGGCTTTCTACGTTCGGGTTTTTATTAAACAGTATGCAGAATCGGTGGACTTGAATGCAGAGGAAATACTGACTCTTTATCAAGACGAGTATGAAACTGCTGTACAAGAAGAGCAAGAGAAAGTTGTGCCAGCAACTATGCAACGTAGTGCAGGTTCGAAACAGAATAACACATTAAAAGAGGCAATGCCGAAAATTATTGTTGCACTATTTATCATTATGATTTTTGTTATTGTTTATACATTGTTAAAAGACAAAGCAGCAGATCCAGCGATGGATGGTGACTCATTGGGGTCGAATTCAAATGTGGTAACGGATCCACAAACAGATCCTGTTGAAATCGAAAAACCAAAACAACCGTTCGAACACGCTTCCACTTCGGGAGAAACGTCTATATACAAATTGTCTGATCCTGAAACTATCAAATTAGTCATTAAGACTACGGGTAATTCTTGGATTTCAGTAACGGATCAAAATGGAGAAGAACGAATGCCACAACCAGCTGGTGCCCGTGTATTACAAGAAGGCGAAACAATTGAAATTGAAGCAAACGATGCAGAAAGTTTGAGAATCCGTGTTGGGAATTATGAAAACGCAGAACTGACAGTTAACGGTCAGCGAGTAGATTATCCAACAGATCTCGTTCCACAAAACATCGTATTAAAAAAGCCATAGAAAAATAGTCATCTCAAGGGGTGACTATTTTATTGTTAATAAATGGACTTAATCGTTAGAAAGGTGGACATGTAATGAATTTACCAAATAAAATTACGCTCTCCAGGGTCTTTATGATTCCTATTTTCATCCTGTTTCTTGCAGTTGATTTTGGCTGGGGAATGATTCGTCTCGGGGGAGTAGAAATGCCTGTCGAACATTTGGTAGGCGCAATTATCTTCATCGTAGCTTCGACAACTGACTGGCTAGATGGATACTTAGCCAGAAAAAACAACTTAGTAACTAATATGGGTAAGTTTTTGGATCCATTGGCAGATAAATTACTGGTCTCAGCCGCTTTTATTTTATTAGTGGAAATGGGTACAGCCCCTGCATGGATTGTCATCATTATTATCAGTAGAGAATTTGCGGTAACAGGATTACGTTTGATTTTAGCAGGAGGCGGGGAAGTAGTAGCTGCCAACCAGTTAGGTAAAATTAAAACAGTGGCGCAACTATTGGCAATTTCTTTTCTTTTATTGCATAACATTTTCTTCGAAGCACTGGGCATTCCGTTCGGAACTATCATGTTGTATATTGCATTAGTATTTACTGTATGGTCAGGTGTAGATTACTTCGTTAAAAATCGTAAAATTTTAGTCGAGTCAATGTGAGGAGAGTAATGTATTCATGAAAGCAGAAATAATTGCAGTAGGAACAGAGCTTCTATTGGGGCAAATCACGAATACCAACGCACGATTCATATCAGGAAGATTGGCTGAGGCTGGAATTGATGTATATTATCATACCGTAGTAGGAGATAATCCTGAACGCTTGTCCCAGTCGATCAAACTGGCACAACAACGTGCAGATATTCTCATATTTAGTGGAGGGTTAGGTCCGACTAAAGATGATCTCACGAAACAAACTATTGCACATGAATTAGGTTGTGAACTGGTATCTAACGAAGAAGCGATGAAAACTATTGAAGAATATTTCGATCATGTCGGAAAAGTAATGACAGAAAATAATAAGCAGCAGGCTCTCGTTTTAAAAGGATCTACGGTATTGCCGAATCGTAATGGTATGGCTCCGGGTATTGCTATTGGCAAGGCAGATAAGCAGTATATTTTGTTACCTGGACCACCTCACGAAATGGAACCTATGTTTGAACATGAAGCGATTCCGTACTTACTTGGTGTGTACGGTAAACAGGACATAATATCCTCTAAAGTATTGAAATTGCAAGGAATTGGTGAGTCTGAATTGGAAGTGCGTCTCCAGTCTTTATTAGAAAAACAGACAAACCCTACCATCGCACCGCTCGCTTCACCAGGAATGGTTAAGTTGCGTATTACTGCAAAAGCCAAAACGGAAGAAGAAGCTCAAAAATTGATTTCACCTGTAGAGCAGGAAATCCGTGCTATTGTAGGGGAGTTTATCTATGGTGTAGATGATGATACACTGGCTTCCAAAACAACTGAATTATTGCTGCAAAATGACTGGTCAATTTCAGCAGCGGAGAGTTTGACTTCGGGGATGTTTATGGCGGAACTTGGTTCACAACCGGGAATTGGAAATGCGCTAAAAGGCGGCGTTGTAGTCTACAATAAAGAGATGAAAATCGAACAATTGGGTATCTTGCCGTCATTGCTTGATTTTCACGGCGTGGTTAGTTCCGAATGTGCAGAAGCAATGGCCGAAAGTATCAAGGAGAGATGTTCAACTACTATCGGAATTAGTCTGACAGGTGCAGCTGGTCCTGAACCACATGATGGTCAGCCACCAGGTACCGTTTGGATCGGGATTGCAATAGAAGGAATGAAGACGGCATCTTACAAGCTTCAATTATCAGGTTCACGTAATACGAACCGTATGCGTTCTGTACAGTTCGCATTACATTATTTAATTCAAATGATGAGAGAGAAAAAAGAATTGAAGTATTGAATTTCCAAGTCGATTTAGCTACCAAAATTCAATTCATCCTAGTATTTTGTATCTTTTTTTCAATTCCTTTTATTAATTTATCGAATACCCGTTCGTTTAATTCTTGTGTATTGTATTGAAAAAAGGTATAATAAGAGTAGAAAAAGAGT
It encodes the following:
- the yfmH gene encoding EF-P 5-aminopentanol modification-associated protein YfmH → MKEVNFDQLQEKIYTETLDNGLKVVILPKRGFSKTFVTFTTKYGSIDRTFKPHGKDEFITVPDGIAHFLEHKMFEKEDGDVFQKFGLNGASANAYTTFGRTAYLFSATNKLKENTKVLLDFVQQPYFTKQTVDKEKGIIAQEITMYDDQPDWRLYFGTIENLYENHPVKIDIAGTVESIQDITAEHLYTCYETFYHPSNMLLFIVGAVKPEEMMAFVKEDQAQKSFDQPEAIERQFPSESKEVDVPERTLTMDVSKPKLNIGMKCTETELQGQEMLEMELSANLVLDSLFGRTSAFYEKANAEGLVDESFSYEFSLEEGYGFAMVGSDTDEPERLEELIRHTIKDAKTNWPVQEEDLDRMRRKKIGQFMRSLNSIEFIANQYTRYEFNNMNLFDVVPTLEKLSMDKLKKAFATFSDDSSYTIFKVLPPKTQ
- the ymfI gene encoding elongation factor P 5-aminopentanone reductase produces the protein MNQSRFALVLGASGGIGEVICKQLAEAGWSLYLHYNTRKHQVDVLRTELEEIYPDQQFRSVQADFRVAEAAEKLAASILSIQAIVVANGQAVVKLLSDTSEMDMLELWQVHMQNPARLIALLSEKLRKHEVSYITFIGSIWGSAGAAGEVMYSAVKGAQHAFVKAYAKEAAYSGIRVNAIAPGWIDTRMNQEFTAEERQMVLDQIPLLSVGTPQEIANMVEFMLSGKADYMTGEIIQINGGWYI
- a CDS encoding DUF3388 domain-containing protein, whose product is MGEWYVEYELQVNRPGLLGDIASLLGMLRVDIVTINGVDGRYRGMLVHTDHDQQIKRFELIASTMDAIVIHKIREPKLRDVLAVRHGHYIQRGTEDRRTYQFIRSELGILVDFLAEIFKQDGHKLIGVRGMPRVGKTESVVAASVCANKKWVFLSSTMIKQTVRTSMMGDEFSDDNIFILDGIVTRKTSDERHMQLVREIMGLPTIKVVEHPDMFVKQSEYTIDDFDIIIELRTTVDQEITYDILEKNDPISNRSPMGGFNMFN
- a CDS encoding helix-turn-helix domain-containing protein; protein product: MIGIGARLKEARISKGLTLEDLQDSTKIQQRYLLAIENEEFQVIPGAFYVRVFIKQYAESVDLNAEEILTLYQDEYETAVQEEQEKVVPATMQRSAGSKQNNTLKEAMPKIIVALFIIMIFVIVYTLLKDKAADPAMDGDSLGSNSNVVTDPQTDPVEIEKPKQPFEHASTSGETSIYKLSDPETIKLVIKTTGNSWISVTDQNGEERMPQPAGARVLQEGETIEIEANDAESLRIRVGNYENAELTVNGQRVDYPTDLVPQNIVLKKP
- the pgsA gene encoding CDP-diacylglycerol--glycerol-3-phosphate 3-phosphatidyltransferase, producing the protein MNLPNKITLSRVFMIPIFILFLAVDFGWGMIRLGGVEMPVEHLVGAIIFIVASTTDWLDGYLARKNNLVTNMGKFLDPLADKLLVSAAFILLVEMGTAPAWIVIIIISREFAVTGLRLILAGGGEVVAANQLGKIKTVAQLLAISFLLLHNIFFEALGIPFGTIMLYIALVFTVWSGVDYFVKNRKILVESM
- a CDS encoding competence/damage-inducible protein A, producing the protein MKAEIIAVGTELLLGQITNTNARFISGRLAEAGIDVYYHTVVGDNPERLSQSIKLAQQRADILIFSGGLGPTKDDLTKQTIAHELGCELVSNEEAMKTIEEYFDHVGKVMTENNKQQALVLKGSTVLPNRNGMAPGIAIGKADKQYILLPGPPHEMEPMFEHEAIPYLLGVYGKQDIISSKVLKLQGIGESELEVRLQSLLEKQTNPTIAPLASPGMVKLRITAKAKTEEEAQKLISPVEQEIRAIVGEFIYGVDDDTLASKTTELLLQNDWSISAAESLTSGMFMAELGSQPGIGNALKGGVVVYNKEMKIEQLGILPSLLDFHGVVSSECAEAMAESIKERCSTTIGISLTGAAGPEPHDGQPPGTVWIGIAIEGMKTASYKLQLSGSRNTNRMRSVQFALHYLIQMMREKKELKY